The Cryptococcus neoformans var. neoformans B-3501A chromosome 7, whole genome shotgun sequence genome window below encodes:
- a CDS encoding hypothetical protein (HMMPfam hit to Ank, Ankyrin repeat, score: 41.6, E(): 2.2e-09; HMMPfam hit to DIL, DIL domain, score: 51.7, E(): 2e-12) encodes MTNPPSPTLSCLLTPCIPSSSGLSTPTFGAGSQSGYDGEAPHVLQRAIMHGEDVPESPIIDRDAGTDFPDVSGDQGGFAGPSRSFRKAPTPQFLNDPSPQTILPLLEEEEVAQELSENVDEDRELRTTLILRHALQWGIERGDVELVNWLVSLNGRWRSILDHEIRDLEDEEGWGIVGMAIHHSCGRQDREEIVRAAVSRWGVSAGPRGGRDRRGWTPLHLAVLVSTPPLISFLLSHGASPHLLTNRGLTPLDLVADIPGREAITLFLEHAISVPHPSSPRTSTIFIPKLPPARQKMLKKRRRRARGHLEKMEEQDRKEKIRIERAKWIVDQIRAVEVPPELVFGKEENSKRKREDVGGSGWSGQDIEEDDVDNEDDDVEEDEMNPASIANMLVFSLVNLPEIFDILISNYQPISQPLSKRTLPANMLCYYARFAYHMCDETWLEALIEGAIERIEEGVYENVENLAYLAFWAYNSCVLLHHLQADEALQEACDELGLLAILEELINAIHVFVIRIAERRIDTVLDAAILDYETLEDFNDIRFEGEWSLFRSFVSKKKRDTPKVNNIFAGVNGSPGGTKDAAASSIGSTGLKVPNRPQSMARITEILSGVLIVLQLYEVNPALIVQAFFQIYFWIACELFNRILTRRKYLCRSKALQIRMNLTFLDDWVRANGLPAQTSTKHFAPLSQLLQWLQCLSRITEFDTLIGTMQNMKAINPLQMRRAVREYRYEVNEGRMSDECAQYLVQLQKDWEKRRVQLSMQEAERRRSASEWSERSYDGTGMSGGSGYEESATLIDALFDGSTTLADFVPHSAPESLGELLDSRYMLPFLLPEDNAYLIATPPTDAAYANLHIPSSPFVTDTPTKRPLSHTSYSSSRSMGYKIPNMGRLRDLPPDFFKWMKEKEIELKLGREALRVEKKTVPALSHPLGPSQKANATINTPVRPPPEDKTNLTPTRTPTSNRRKSGNLASPLPIEGAELSTTLSMLYPSTTPTKLGAGLPSPGLRSSASINELREKKLAERPFEAIQEEMPSHIRSESYEMRMRTTEMLRQNSAESVSSSGSRLSCGSGANDDSGKKR; translated from the exons ATGACAAACCCCCCATCACCAACACTCTCTTGTCTTCTCACCCCGTGTATACCGTCTTCGTCAGGTTTAAGCACGCCGACTTTTGGCGCTGGCTCACAATCTGGATATGACGGAGAAGCACCTCATGTTTTGCAAAGGGCAATAATGCACGGCGAAGATGTCCCGGAGTCGCCAATTATAGATCGAGATGCTGGAACGGACTTTCCAGATGTGAGTGGTGATCAAGGAGGGTTTGCAGG TCCAAGTAGATCTTTTAGGAAAGCACCTACACCCCAATTTCTTAAcgatccttctcctcaaaccATATTGCCATTattagaagaagaagaggtagCTCAAGAGCTTAGTGAAAATGTTGACGAAGATAGAGAGCTTCGGACAACTCTGATCCTCCGACATGCATTACAATGGGGTATTGAGCGGGGAGATGTTGAATTGGTCAACTGGCTGGTTTCTCTCAATGGCCGATGG CGAAGTATACTAGATCATGAGATACGAGATctagaagatgaagaaggctggGGAATAGTCGGTATGGCAATACATCACAGCTGTGGTAGACAGGACAGAGAGGAGATTGTTAGGGCCGCAGTGAGTAGATGGGGGGTTAGCGCAGGGCCCCGAGGTGGCCGTGATCGTC GTGGCTGGACACCCTTGCATCTGGCTGTACTGGTCTCAACACCTCCGTTaatctcctttcttctaAGCCATGGCGCTTCACCACACCTATTGACAAATCGTGGGCTCACCCCTCTCGATCTCGTTGCAGACATACCAGGCCGCGAAGCCATCACCCTATTCCTCGAACACGCCATCTCCGTCCCCCACCCTTCCAGCCCTCGGACATCGaccatcttcattcctAAACTTCCGCCTGCAAGGCAAAAGATGTTGAAAAAACGGAGAAGACGGGCCAGAGGTCatctggagaagatggaagagcaagacaggaaagagaaaatacGGATAGAGAGGGCGAAATGGATTGTGGACCAGATAAGAGCGGTAGAAGTTCCGCCGGAGCTGGTTtttgggaaggaagaaaactCAAAACGGAAAAGAGAGGACGTAGGGGGATCGGGGTGGTCGGGACAGGATatcgaggaagatgatgtggacaacgaggatgatgacgttgaagaagatgag ATGAATCCCGCGTCTATCGCCAACATGCTAGTCTTCTCTCTCGTTAACCTCCCCGAAATCTTTGACATCCTTATCAGCAACTATCAACCGATCTCTCAGCCTTTATCAAAGAGAACACTACCAGCGAATATGTTGTGTTATTATGCGAGGTTTGCTTATCATATGTGCGATGAGACATGGTTAGAGGCGTTGATAGAAGGAGCGATTGAAAGGATCGAAGAGGGTGTATAT GAAAACGTGGAGAATCTGGCATATCTTGCATTTTGGGCCTATAACTCTTGTGTCTTGCTACATCATCTGCAGGCGGATGAGGCGCTTCAAGAAGCGTGTGATGAGCTGGGCCTGTTGGCTATCTTGGAAGAGCTCATCAATGCTATACATG TGTTTGTGATACGTATTGCCGAACGCCGAATTGATACCGTACTTGACGCTGCTATCCTCGATTACGAAACTCTCGAAGATTTTAACGACATCCGTTTCGAAGGCGAATGGTCCTTGTTCCGATCGTTTGtatccaagaagaagcgcgATACACCCAAGGTAAACAATATATTCGCCGGGGTTAATGGTAGTCCGGGAGGAACGAAAGATGCGGCCGCGTCGTCGATAGGGTCGACAGGACTTAAAGTCCCCAACCGACCACAATCGATGG CACGCATAACAGAGATCTTATCCGGAGTGCTAATTGTCCTTCAGCTCTACGAGGTTAACCCCGCGCTCATTGTTCAGGCTTTTTTCCAGATCTATTTTTGGATTGCCTGCGAATTGTTTAACCGCATCCTCACGAGAAGGAAATACCTATGTCGGTCGAAAGCTCTGCAAATCCGGATGAACCTCACTTTCCTCGATGACTGGGTGCGCGCCAATGGGTTGCCTGCTCAAACCTCTACGAAGCATTTCGCCCCCCTCTCTCAGCTCCTGCAATGGCTTCAGTGTCTATCCCGAATCACAGAGTTTGACACTCTCATCGGTACGATGCAGAACATGAAGGCGATTAACCCGTTACAGATGCGTCGGGCTGTCCGTGAATACCGGTACGAGGTcaatgaaggaagaatgtcaGATGAGTGTGCACAGTATCTTGTGCAGTTGCAGAAAGACTGGGAGAAACGAAGAGTACAGCTTAGTATGCAAGAAGCCGAGCGGAGGAGGTCGGCTAGTGAATGGTCAGAGAGGAGTTATGATGGGACCGGGATGTCCGGAGGAAGTGGATATGAGGAAAGTGCGACCTTGATTGACGCGCTTTTTGATGGGTCAACGACGTTGGCGGACTTTGTACCTCATTCGGCTCCCGAGTCACTCGGCGAGTTGCTCGATAGCCGTTACAtgcttcctttcctcctaCCGGAAGATAATGCCTACCTCATTGCCACCCCTCCTACCGACGCGGCGTACGCCAACCTCCATATCCCTTCAAGTCCCTTTGTCACTGACACTCCCACTAAACGACCACTTTCTCACACTAGCTATTCGTCTTCTAGATCGATGGGGTACAAAATACCAAATATGGGTAGATTACGCGACTTGCCGCCCGATTTTTTCAAGtggatgaaagaaaaggagatagAGTTGAAGCTTGGCCGTGAAGCATTGCGtgtcgagaagaagaccgtACCCGCATTGTCTCACCCGTTAGGACCTAGTCAAAAAGCGAATGCCACTATCAACACGCCTGTTCGACCGCCTCCGGAAGATAAGACTAACCTCACTCCTACCCGCACACCCACTAGCAATCGCCGAAAAAGTGGCAATTTGGCTTCCCCCCTCCCTATCGAAGGTGCAGAGCTTTCAACTACCCTTAGCATGTTGTACCCGTCCACTACACCAACCAAGCTGGGCGCTGGCTTACCCAGCCCGGGATTAAGGTCTAGCGCGTCAATAAATGAgttgagggagaagaaattgGCAGAAAGACCGTTTGAAGCCATTCAAGAGGAAATGCCGAGTCACATCAGGTCAGAGAGCTACGAGATGCGGATGCGAACGACGGAAATGCTGAGACAAAATAGTGCCGAATCGGTCTCTAGCTCGGGCTCTAGGTTGAGTTGCGGTTCAGGAGCTAATGATGACAGcgggaagaaaaggtga
- a CDS encoding hypothetical protein (HMMPfam hit to SET, SET domain, score: 175.0, E(): 1.5e-49), which produces MGDIIEGTKPTLDDLWAGDEDQKPQTPPVSPPRSPSFKHEHKSPFPGSTSPPPASPIGEEDLKPRTARASSSTSKVKSRKASPEEFKPVLIDDLPTAWDEAHETFEALEKCVYERKDIGLSKENDEMMVCECVYNRHDPDADPCGPDSDCINRALYIECIAGECRAGKHCHNQQFSKRQYANVDVVLTEKKGYGLRASSTIPANTLIYEYIGEVVAEKTFRKRMQQYADEGIRHFYFMMLQKEEYIDATKKGGIGRFANHSCNPNCEVQKWVVGRRLRMGIFTKRDVIKGEEITFNYNVDRYGHDAQTCYCGEPNCVGTIGGKTQTDIGTMNDLFLDALGITDEVEAMGMKGSKKKKSRQLDEDFVPILRPISAHEVQKVAAAIRQSMENKKMMSRLLQRIQMTDDGAMHRQLMRMHGFSLMYMVLTELADDNEIVLLALESMNKWKLQIRNKIEDSKIEEPVKALSQSGDEKICGLAKQLIEYWSTLELSYKIPRVSKIASLDADDEAGTQTIAEANVVSAARRPDAWENTQEIQIDIAPVRPRTLPVSRPRPPPPPPPLPVKKPALNSMSSTDRLKLDAIIAMAEQTVQAQAAAAAVEATASPQAGSSRSGSRPAEDEERRKRQKRTHMTEEELAEQKERRLRKLIGAVVVKSMNKYKDMMEHDTFKKYARECTDTLVKKEKKRNPSYQDVKHPSLSDDKKAKIKSFTKDYTHKILKHLKEKGKLRNPKSSSSLRTNSNDPRQAASSSTNGDTPSISTTPSQGATQRLRDGELVDDIFGADEDMVMDLDEDTPEMQNDHPAPPSVPPATPPLPPVHVEVVDNVSTPTSQWET; this is translated from the exons ATGGGCGACATCATCGAAGGTACAAAACCAACTCTAGATGATCTCTGGGCAGGGGATGAGGATCAGAAGCCCCAGACTCCACCTGTATCGCCACCAAGgtctccatccttcaagCACGAGCACAAATCTCCATTTCCTGGATCGACTTCCCCACCTCCGGCATCCCCCATaggtgaagaagatctCAAACCTCGTACTGCCAGggcatcatcttcaacctcCAAGGTGAAGAGCAGAAAGGCTTCCCCAGAGGAGTTTAAGCCTGTGCTTATAGACGACCTTCCGACCGCGTGGGATGAGGCTCATGAGACGTTCGAAGCGCTGGAGAAGTGCGTGTATGAGAGAAAAGATATTGGGCTGAGTAAGGAGAACgatgagatgatggtgTGCGAGTGTGTCTATAATAGAC ATGACCCAGACGCTGACCCTTGTGGACCTGATTCGGATTGCATCAACCGTGCATTGTATATCGAGTGTATCGCGGGGGAATGTAGAGCGGGCAAGCACTGTCATAACCAGCA ATTCTCGAAGAGGCAGTATGCCAACGTGGATGTGGTCCTTACGGAGAAAAAGGGCTACGGATTGAGAGCGAGCTCGACCATTCCAGC GAATACGCTCATCTACGAGTATATTGGTGAGGTGGTGGCGGAGAAAACATTCAGAAAGAGGATGCAGCAGTATGCAGATGAAGGCATACGGCATTTCTACTTTATGATGCTtcagaaagaagag TACATTGATGCGACCAAGAAGGGTGGGATAGGTAGATTCGCTAATCACTCTTGTAACCCCAATTGTGAAGTGCAAAAATGGGTGGTGGGACGTAGATTGCGAATGGGTATCTTCACGAAGAGAGATGTGATCAAAGGGGAGGAGATTACTTTCAACTATAACGTCGACCGATATGG CCATGATGCCCAAACTTGTTACTGTGGAGAACCGAATTGTGTCGGAACCATTGGTGGAAAGACTCAGACCGATATTGGTACTATGAACGATCTGTTTTTGGATG CTTTGGGCATTACGGATGAAGTCGAGGCCATGGGTATGAAGggcagcaagaagaagaagtcaaggCAACTTGACGAAGACTTTGTC CCTATTCTCCGACCCATTAGTGCGCACGAGGTCCAGAAAGTTGCTGCCGCCATTCGACAGTCTATGgagaacaagaagatgatgtcaAGGTTATTGCAACGTATTCAG ATGACCGATGACGGGGCAATGCACCGCCAGCTCATGAGGATGCACGGTTTCAGTCTCATGTACATGGTGTTGACTGAGTTGGCGGACGATAACGAGATTGTGCTTCTT GCTCTTGAGAGTATGAACAAGTGGAAGCTTCAGATCCGTAACAAGATTGAAGATTCCAAAATTGAAGAGCCTGTTAAAGCGCTCAGCCAAAGcggagatgagaagatcTGCGGGTTGGCTAAGCAGCTTATCGAGTATTGGTCTACTCTCGAACTTTCTTATAAGATTCCTCGTGTTTCCAAAATTGCATCT CTTGAtgccgatgatgaagcgGGTACACAGACCATTGCTGAAGCCAATGTCGTATCTGCAGCCCGTCGTCCTGACGCTTGGGAGAACACTCAAGAAATCCAAATCGATATTGCTCCCGTCCGTCCCCGCACTCTGCCCGTCTCacgtcctcgccctcctcctcctccaccacctctccCTGTCAAGAAACCTGCGCTCAATTCCATGAGCTCCACTGATCGTCTAAAGCTCGATGCAATTATCGCCATGGCGGAGCAGACTGtccaagctcaagcagCTGCCGCGGCAGTGGAAGCGACAGCTTCTCCCCAAGCGGGCTCCAGTAGGTCCGGAAGCAGACCTgcggaagacgaggaaagaagaaagaggcaGAAAAGAACGCATATGACAGAGGAGGAGTTAGCGGaacagaaggagaggaggttgaggaagcTTATCGGTGCGGTTGTCGTCAAGTCAATGAACAAGTACAAAGACATGATGGAGCACGATACTTTCAAAAAGTATGCCAGAGAA TGCACCGATACTCtggtcaagaaggagaagaaaagaaatcCTTCTTATCAAGATGTCAAGCACCCTTCACTATCTGACGATAAGAAAGCCAAGATCAAGTCCTTTACCAAAGATTACACTCACAAAATCCTGAAGCATctcaaggagaagggcaAGCTTCGCAATCCGAAGAGCTCCTCGTCCCTAAGAACTAATAGCAACGACCCGCGTCAAGCGGCCTCATCATCTACCAACGGTGACACCCCCAGCATATCTACTACCCCTTCACAGGGAGCCACCCAAAGGCTACGAGATGGAGAATTGGTGGATGACATCTTTGGCGCCGATGAAGATATGGTGATGGACCTCGATGAAGACACACCTGAAATGCAAAACGATCACCCTGCACCTCCTTCAGTTCCCCCGGCTACACCTCCTTTACCACCTGTTCATGTTGAAGTCGTGGATAACGTGTCTACACCTACATCGCAATGGGAAACATGA
- a CDS encoding hypothetical protein (HMMPfam hit to Amino_oxidase, Flavin containing amine oxidoreductase, score: 81.7, E(): 1.8e-21), giving the protein MSPPPKHITILGGGLSGLSTAYHLSRVLPASTKISLVEGTSRVGGWIDSQKHELGFKDQRGQMREGVVGIETGPRSIRPRGSRGAASMLKMLEDLGLENDIMPIPFSHPSAQNRFLLDYSTSKLTALPSSLTSFLGRQPPLLKGLLSAGLSEPLKPKAPRKHLTADKDESVDAFFRRRFGDNVADNLASAMVHGIYAASSSQLSLRSAFPSLWEAERKYGSVVIGMLLGTKTAAEKAEEKREWEELGEVGKEREKWSLYGIKGGLGTMTDKLLDRISSRGVEIILGEPVRKIELSSNQKIAIHTHSHSLSTSHVISALPPRVLARTLSSPLPHLTHNPSTCVGVVNVVYPLPPTSIHSAGFGYLVPRPPTNLNPNPSPNPSGVLGVIFDSTALPPHPPELGGQVTKLTLMMGGPYWANYSPRISPPSDPEELLPLAIQHLNTIFPHLRNVKPILTVCNIHHNCIPTYLPGHGARLREMHEAIESGEWNGKLSLVGSGYGGVGVNDCVLSGVDVARRLAKGKEVTGLEAWKDWE; this is encoded by the exons ATGTCCCCCCCACCAAAACATATAACAATCCTCGGAGGTGGCCTCTCAGGCCTCTCGACTGCCTACCACCTGTCCCGTGTCCTTCCGGCGAGTACCAAAATCTCCCTGGTCGAGGGCACATCAAGAGTTGGCGGGTGGATCGATTCTCAGAAACATGAACTGGGGTTCAAGGATCAAAGGGGGCAAATGAGAGAGGGAGTGGTGGGCATCGAGACTGGGCCTAGGAGTATACGGCCTAGAGGAAGTAGAGGAGCGGCAAGCATGCTGAAGATG TTGGAAGATCTCGGGCTGGAGAACGATATCATGCCTATCCCGttctctcatccatctGCTCAAAATCGATTCTTACTGGACTACTCCACTTCGAAACTGACGGCGctcccctcttcccttaCATCTTTTCTTGGCCGCCAGccacctcttctcaaaGGTCTTCTCTCAGCAGGTTTATCTGAACCTCTCAAACCAAAAGCACCAAGGAAACATCTGACTGCTGATAAAGATGAGTCTGTGGATGCATTCTTCCGCAGACGATTTGGCGATAATGTGGCGGACAACCTGGCCTCAGCTATGGTTCATGGTATCTAtgctgcctcttcttcgcagCTTTCCCTCAGATCGGCTTTTCCCTCACTGTGGGAAGCAGAGAGGAAGTATGGTTCTGTGGTAATTGGCATGCTGCTAGGAACTAAGACAGCGGCggagaaggctgaggagaagcgagagtgggaagagttgggagaagtaggcaaggagagggaaaaatGGAGTTTGTACGGCATCAAAGGTGGTTTGGGCACAATGACGGACAAACTACTGGACAGAATTTCGTCCCGGGGTGTGGAAATCATCTTAGGGGAACCTGTACGCAAGATTGAGCTTTCCTCAAACCAGAAAATTGCTATCCACACCCACAGCCACTCCCTTTCAACTTCCCATGTCATCTCCGCCCTACCTCCCAGAGTTCTTGCTCGcaccctctcttctcctttacCCCACCTTACACACAATCCCTCCACATGCGTTGGAGTTGTCAACGTCGTATATCCCCTTCCACCCACATCCATTCACTCTGCAGGCTTCGGCTATCTTGTTCCTCGTCCACCCACCAACCTCAACCCGAACCCGAGCCCGAACCCCTCGGGGGTCCTCGGTGTCATCTTCGACTCAACAGCTTTACCCCCCCACCCTCCTGAGCTGGGTGGACAGGTGACGAAGCTCACATTGATGATGGGTGGTCCGTACTGGGCAAACTACTCCCCGCGAATCTCACCTCCCAGTGACCCGGAAGAACTCTTACCACTCGCCATCCAACACCTCAATACCATTTTCCCGCATCTTCGAAACGTCAAGCCTATCTTGACGGTCTGTAACATTCATCATAACTGTATTCCTACGTATCTTCCGGGGCATGGTGCTCGTTTGCGCGAAATGCATGAGGCGATTGAGAGTGGAGAATGGAATGGGAAGTTGAGCTTGGTTGGGAGCGGATACGGTGGAGTGGGTGTGAATGATTGCGTGCTTTCTGGGGTGGACGTCGCTAGGAGATTGgcgaaggggaaggaagtgACAGGATTGGAAGCGTGGAAGGACTGGGAGTGA
- a CDS encoding hypothetical protein (HMMPfam hit to Exo_endo_phos, Endonuclease/Exonuclease/phosphatase family, score: 108.7, E(): 1.4e-29; HMMPfam hit to LRR, Leucine Rich Repeat, score: 39.1, E(): 1.3e-08) has protein sequence MFYPHHQSQQSTTTNPSKHHDSQDVRLPGTSSWSRHPSHPSFTPSLPMPSPSGYPPLGSGYPPGGHHHPNVNVHSGIHGPHPSFGSGMGGNGGMGHGQGFGMGMFQNGVQTSPPRGEPVPMTSHWQTQMMRAEASRSASSPHHRARAAAISSRATNKPAAVPIVDPNNRPSSSYGTNGLHRKNASSVFNGEPTGTPPLSDPSLTPAQNPAEPATPAPVAGQTESKDEEKPNEPWTGLDLGGIRLKRLSTALFSFTHVTSLYINHNALTSIPSAISSLRQLTLLDATGNELSTIPSEIGVLSKLKDLLLFDNNLTTLPFELGTLYQLDCLGIDGNPMNADYRKKLVEDGTRGLITYLRDHAPPPPPPPERQWIDLETDVDTPTSGKQESFSVLTYNILCASFAPATTYSYTPSWALDWDYRKRLLLEEIVTASADVVCLQEIDCKQYADYFYPMLKKEGYEGQHYPRSRAKTMSVDEQKLVDGCATFWKEEKFRLVETQVIEFNQLALQKTDMRTEDMFNRVMSRDNIAVVAALEFRASGGRLLVANSHIYWDHRYRDVKLVQIGMLMEELEKIVEQFSRYPVKLDTDPEYNNGKPPKYERSEKGRDIPLIMCVDLNSFSGSAVYDYLSSGSIPGDHEDFMSHLYGRYTASGLKHHLGLRSACAGIGEMRMTNFTPTFAAAIDYVFYTPRTMKVTSVLGDVDKAYLDKTVGFPNAHFPSDHIPVFTQFRIKGHLDPLPLNGDPYH, from the exons ATGTTCTATCCCCATCACCAGTCTCAGCAAtccacaacaacaaatcCCTCGAAGCACCATGACAGCCAAGACGTGAGACTTCCAGGGACATCCTCATGGTCACGACATCCCTCACATCCTTCATTTACTCCCAGCCTTCCTATGCCGTCACCTTCAGGTTACCCTCCTCTAGGCAGCGGATATCCTCCAGGCGGACATCATCACCCGAACGTCAATGTCCACAGCGGTATTCACGGGCCTCATCCGTCTTTCGGATCGGGAATGGGAGGAAATGGTGGAATGGGGCATGGACAAGGATTTGGAATGGGGATGTTTCAGAATGGCGTGCAAACAAGTCCTCCTAGAGGAGAACCCGTACCGATGACGAGTCACTGGCAAACGCAGATGATGCGTGCTGAAGCGTCCAGGTCAGCTTCGTCGCCGCATCACCGTGCGCGTGCAGCTGCCATATCCTCAAGGGCTACCAATAAGCCTGCAGCCGTGCCCATTGTCGACCCCAATAACCggccttcatcttcatatGGTACCAACGGGTTACACCGGAAAAACGCATCATCGGTGTTCAACGGTGAACCTACCGGCACACCTCCTTTATCCGACCCTTCTCTTACTCCTGCTCAAAATCCCGCCGAACCTGCCACTCCTGCCCCGGTGGCAGGTCAGACCGAGTCcaaggacgaggaaaagCCCAATGAGCCTTGGACGGGTCTTGATCTCGGTGGTATACGCTTGAAACGTTTATCCACTGCCCTGTTCTCATTCACCCACGTTACATCCCTGTACATCAACCACAATGCTCTCACATCCATCCCATCagccatctcttctctccgccAACTAACTCTCCTCGATGCTACAGGCAACGAACTCTCTACAATCCCTTCCGAAATTGGTGTCTTAAGTAAACTCAAGGATCTCCTGTTGTTTGACAACAACCTGACGACCCTCCCGTTTGAGCTCGGTACTTTGTATCAACTCGATTGTTTGGGTATTGATGGAAATCCGATGAACGCCGACTATCGGAAGAAGCTCGTTGAAGATGGTACAAGAGGTCTCATCACTTACCTTCGTGATCacgctcctcctccacccccaCCACCTGAAAGACAGTGGATTGATCTGGAAACCGATGTTGACACCCCAACGTCAGGCAAACAAGAATCCTTCTCCGTCCTCACCTACAACATCCTTTGCGCCTCATTTGCCCCCGCTACCACCTACAGCTACACTCCTTCTTGGGCCCTTGATTGGGATTACAGGAAGAGATTACTTCTAGAAGAAATTGTTACTGCTTCGGCAGATGTTGTGTGTTTGCAAGAGATTGATTGCAAACAATATGCGGACTACTTTTATCCcatgttgaagaaggagggataTGAGGGACAGCACTATCCTAGATCAAGAGCGAAGACAATGTCAGTGGATGAGCAAAAGTTGGTTGACGGTTGCGCCACTttttggaaagaagagaa GTTCCGCCTAGTGGAAACGCAAGTCATCGAGTTCAATCAGCTCGCTCTTCAGAAGACAGATATGCGTACAGAAGACATGTTCAACCGTGTCATGTCACGAGACAACATTGCCGTCGTCGCTGCTCTCGAATTCCGCGCCTCTGGTGGTCGACTGCTCGTTGCCAACTCGCACATTTACTGGGATCATCGATACCGAGACGTCAAGCTTGTTCAGATCGGTATGCTcatggaagagctggaaaagATTGTTGAACAGTTCTCCAGATATCCCGTCAAGCTAGATACCGACCCAGAGTACAACAACGGTAAACCACCCAAATACGAACGTTCCGAAAAGGGCCGAGATATCCCTCTCATCATGTGTGTAGACctcaactccttctccgGTTCTGCGGTATACGACTATCTTTCTTCGGGTTCGATACCTGGTGACCATGAAGATTTCATGTCGCATCTCTACGGTCGATACACTGCTTCTGGCTTGAAGCACCACCTGGGACTCCGTTCAGCTTGTGCAGGGATaggagagatgaggatgaccAACTTCACGCCGACATTCGCCGCGGCGATTGATTATGTGTTCTACACGCCCCGAACAATGAAGGTGACGAGTGTGCTTGGGGATGTGGATAAGGCATATTTGGACAAGACTGTTGGTTTCCCGAATGCGCACTTCCCTTCAGA TCATATCCCGGTGTTCACGCAATTTAGAATCAAGGGTCACCTTGatccccttcctctcaacGGTGACCCATACCATTAA